Proteins encoded together in one Staphylococcus aureus window:
- the mnhA1 gene encoding Na+/H+ antiporter Mnh1 subunit A yields MSLLHIAVILPLIFALIIPILYRFFKRIHLGWFVLPVPIVIFIYMLTLIKTTMSGNTVMKTLNWMPHFGMNFDLYLDGLGLLFSLLISGIGSLVVLYSIGYLSKSEQLGNFYCYLLLFMGAMLGVVLSDNVIILYLFWELTSFSSFLLISFWRERQASIYGAQKSLIITVFGGLSLLGGIILLAIPTQSFSIQYMIQHASEIQNSPFFIFAMILIMIGAFTKSAQFPFYIWLPDAMEAPTPVSAYLHSATMVKAGLYLIARMTPIFAASQGWVWTVTLVGLITLFWASLNATKQQDLKGILAFSTVSQLGMIMAMLGIGAISYHYQGDDSKIYAAAFTAAIFHLINHATFKGALFMITGAVDHSTGTRDVKKLGGLLTIMPISFTITVITALSMAGVPPFNGFLSKESFLETTFTASQANLFSVDTLGYLFPIIGIVGSVFTFVYSIKFIMHIFFGQYKPEQLPKKAHEVSILMLLSPAILATLVIVFGLFPGILTNSIIEPATSSINHTVIDDVEFHMFHGLTPAFLSTLVIYILGILLIVTFSYWVKLLQRQPGKLTFNYWYNRSANVIPNYSEKMTNSYVTDYSRNNLVIIFGALILLTFVTIFSVPFNINFKDVSPIRIFEVCIVILLLSAAFLILFAKSRLFSIIMLSAVGYAVSVLFIFFKAPDLALTQFVVESISTALFLLCFYHLPNLNRYNEKRSFQLTNALIAGGVGLSVIIIGLIAYGNRHFESISKFYQEHVYDLAHGKNMVNVILVDFRGMDTLFESSVLGIAGLAVYTMIKLRKKRQTQGNEVKNHE; encoded by the coding sequence GTGAGTTTGTTACATATTGCGGTGATATTACCGTTAATATTCGCACTCATTATTCCTATCCTGTATAGATTTTTTAAACGTATACATTTAGGATGGTTCGTATTACCTGTCCCTATCGTCATATTTATTTATATGCTTACATTAATTAAAACGACGATGTCAGGTAATACTGTAATGAAAACCTTAAATTGGATGCCTCATTTTGGTATGAACTTTGATTTATATCTTGATGGCTTAGGTTTACTCTTTAGTTTGCTTATTTCAGGAATCGGCAGTTTAGTAGTATTATATTCAATCGGCTACTTAAGTAAGTCAGAACAACTAGGGAATTTTTATTGTTATTTATTACTATTTATGGGTGCAATGTTAGGTGTCGTACTTTCAGATAATGTTATTATTCTATATTTATTCTGGGAGCTAACGTCATTTTCTAGTTTTTTACTTATTTCATTCTGGCGCGAACGACAAGCATCTATATATGGTGCTCAAAAATCGCTCATAATCACAGTATTTGGTGGTCTATCATTATTAGGTGGTATCATCTTACTCGCTATACCAACACAATCATTTAGCATTCAGTACATGATTCAACATGCTTCTGAAATTCAAAATAGCCCATTCTTCATTTTTGCGATGATTTTAATCATGATTGGTGCTTTTACAAAATCTGCTCAGTTTCCATTTTATATTTGGCTACCAGATGCAATGGAAGCACCTACACCAGTCAGTGCTTATCTTCATTCAGCAACAATGGTTAAAGCAGGGTTATATTTAATCGCTCGAATGACACCAATCTTCGCAGCATCGCAAGGTTGGGTATGGACTGTCACACTCGTTGGTTTAATTACATTATTCTGGGCTTCGCTAAACGCAACAAAACAACAAGACTTGAAAGGTATACTGGCATTTTCAACAGTATCCCAATTAGGTATGATTATGGCGATGCTTGGAATCGGTGCCATTAGTTATCACTATCAAGGCGATGATAGCAAAATATATGCTGCTGCATTTACGGCTGCAATATTCCATTTAATCAACCATGCAACATTTAAAGGTGCCCTATTTATGATTACAGGTGCAGTGGATCATTCTACTGGTACACGTGATGTTAAGAAATTAGGTGGCTTACTAACAATTATGCCTATTTCATTTACAATCACTGTTATTACAGCATTAAGTATGGCTGGTGTACCACCGTTCAATGGTTTCTTATCAAAAGAATCATTTTTAGAAACAACATTTACAGCAAGCCAAGCAAATTTATTCAGTGTTGATACATTAGGCTACCTATTCCCAATCATTGGTATAGTGGGCAGTGTCTTCACATTTGTATATTCAATTAAATTTATAATGCATATATTTTTCGGACAATATAAACCTGAACAATTACCTAAAAAAGCACACGAAGTATCAATATTAATGCTTTTATCACCAGCTATTTTAGCTACATTAGTAATTGTATTTGGTTTATTCCCTGGCATTTTAACTAATTCGATTATTGAACCAGCTACATCTTCGATTAATCATACGGTAATTGATGATGTTGAATTCCATATGTTCCATGGATTAACGCCTGCCTTTTTATCAACATTAGTGATTTATATTTTAGGTATCTTACTAATTGTGACATTTAGTTATTGGGTGAAATTGTTGCAACGACAACCTGGTAAACTAACATTCAATTATTGGTACAACAGAAGTGCAAATGTTATTCCAAACTACTCTGAAAAGATGACGAATAGCTATGTTACCGATTATTCACGTAATAATTTAGTTATCATTTTTGGTGCATTAATTTTATTAACATTTGTCACTATATTCTCAGTACCTTTCAACATTAATTTTAAAGACGTTAGTCCGATTAGAATTTTCGAAGTTTGTATCGTAATTTTATTATTAAGTGCTGCCTTTTTAATTCTTTTCGCTAAATCAAGATTATTTAGCATCATTATGTTAAGTGCAGTTGGATATGCTGTGTCTGTATTGTTTATATTCTTTAAAGCACCCGACTTAGCATTGACACAGTTTGTCGTTGAATCTATTTCAACAGCATTGTTCTTATTATGCTTCTACCACTTACCAAATTTAAATCGTTATAATGAAAAGCGCTCATTCCAGCTTACTAATGCTTTAATTGCTGGTGGTGTTGGTTTGTCCGTCATTATTATCGGTTTAATTGCATACGGAAATAGACATTTTGAATCGATATCTAAGTTTTATCAAGAGCACGTTTATGATTTAGCTCACGGTAAAAACATGGTAAACGTCATACTTGTTGATTTCCGTGGTATGGATACTTTATTCGAGTCATCTGTGCTTGGTATCGCAGGATTAGCTGTATATACAATGATTAAATTACGTAAAAAGCGTCAAACGCAAGGTAACGAGGTGAAAAATCATGAATAG
- a CDS encoding kinase-associated lipoprotein B: MKLYRFSHKTGSYGVTIVEENGDDVLVKVEQVIKHPKQGDLHNPTETEGVFFHDRKALSHFEKRYTKRSQLRDFNVDVLRYEDSLQQAITDLETKLKAQQTKHAEMSLASLARLKEDYSLQYKENFK, from the coding sequence ATGAAGCTATATCGATTTTCACACAAAACAGGTAGCTATGGTGTCACGATTGTTGAAGAAAATGGAGACGATGTCCTTGTTAAAGTTGAACAAGTTATCAAACACCCGAAACAAGGTGATTTACATAACCCTACTGAAACTGAAGGTGTATTTTTCCATGACCGCAAAGCATTAAGCCATTTTGAAAAACGCTATACGAAACGTTCACAATTACGCGACTTCAATGTTGATGTATTGCGCTATGAAGATTCACTTCAACAAGCAATTACAGATTTAGAAACTAAACTTAAAGCTCAGCAAACAAAACATGCTGAAATGTCTTTAGCTAGTTTAGCACGCTTAAAAGAAGATTATTCACTTCAATACAAAGAAAATTTTAAATAA
- a CDS encoding peptidylprolyl isomerase, with protein sequence MANYPQLNKEVQQGEIKVVMHTNKGDMTFKLFPNIAPKTVENFVTHAKNGYYDGITFHRVINDFMIQGGDPTATGMGGESIYGGAFEDEFSLNAFNLYGALSMANSGPNTNGSQFFIVQMKEVPQNMLSQLADGGWPQPIVDAYGEKGGTPWLDQKHTVFGQIIDGETTLEDIANTKVGPQDKPLHDVVIESIDVEE encoded by the coding sequence ATGGCTAACTATCCACAGTTAAACAAAGAAGTACAACAAGGTGAAATCAAAGTGGTTATGCACACAAATAAAGGTGACATGACATTCAAATTATTTCCAAATATTGCACCAAAAACAGTTGAAAATTTTGTGACACATGCAAAAAATGGTTATTATGATGGAATCACATTCCACCGTGTCATTAATGACTTCATGATTCAAGGTGGCGATCCAACAGCTACTGGTATGGGTGGCGAAAGTATTTATGGCGGTGCTTTTGAAGATGAATTTTCATTAAATGCATTTAACTTATATGGCGCATTATCAATGGCTAACTCAGGACCTAATACTAATGGTTCACAATTTTTCATTGTTCAAATGAAAGAAGTACCTCAAAATATGTTAAGTCAACTTGCAGATGGTGGCTGGCCTCAACCAATCGTTGATGCATATGGCGAAAAGGGTGGTACACCATGGTTAGATCAAAAACATACAGTATTCGGTCAAATCATTGATGGTGAAACTACATTAGAAGATATTGCAAATACAAAAGTGGGACCACAAGATAAACCACTTCATGATGTTGTAATTGAATCTATTGATGTTGAAGAATAA
- the ygs gene encoding S1 domain-containing post-transcriptional regulator Ygs, whose amino-acid sequence MNNYKIGQHIKVRVTGIQPYGAFVETPNHTEGLIHISEIMDDYVHNLKKFLSEGQIVKAKILSIDDEGKLNLSLKDNDYFKNYERKKEKQSVLDEIRETEKYGFQTLKERLPIWIKQSKRAIRND is encoded by the coding sequence TTGAATAACTACAAAATTGGCCAACATATCAAGGTGCGTGTAACTGGTATTCAACCATACGGTGCGTTTGTTGAGACCCCTAATCATACTGAAGGACTGATTCATATATCAGAAATTATGGATGACTACGTTCATAATTTGAAGAAATTTCTATCAGAAGGCCAAATTGTTAAAGCTAAAATTTTGTCTATAGATGATGAAGGAAAGCTTAATCTATCATTAAAGGATAATGATTACTTCAAAAATTATGAGCGTAAGAAGGAAAAACAATCAGTATTAGATGAAATCAGAGAAACAGAAAAATATGGGTTTCAAACACTTAAAGAACGCTTACCAATCTGGATAAAACAGTCAAAGCGAGCAATTCGAAACGACTAA
- a CDS encoding NADH-dependent flavin oxidoreductase, with the protein MKSKYEPLFDKVELPNGVELRNRFVLAPLTHISSNDDGTISDVELPYIEKRSQDVGITINAASNVSDVGKAFPGQPSIAHDSNIEGLKRLATAMKKNGAKALVQIHHGGAQALPELTPDGDVVAPSPISLKSFGQKQEHSAREMTNEEIEQAIKDFGEATRRAIEAGFDGVEIHGANHYLIHQFVSPYYNRRNDVWANQYKFPVAVIEEVLKAKEAYGNKDFIVGYRLSPEEAESPGITMEITEELVNKISHMPIDYIHVSMMDTHATTREGKYAGQERLPLIHKWINGRMPLIGIGSIFTADEALDAVENVGVDLVAIGRELLLDYQFVEKIKDGREDEIINYFDPEREDNHHLTPNLWHQFNEGFYPLPRKDK; encoded by the coding sequence ATGAAAAGTAAATACGAACCATTGTTTGATAAAGTAGAATTACCAAATGGAGTAGAGTTGAGAAATCGATTTGTGTTAGCCCCTTTAACACATATTTCTTCAAATGATGATGGTACTATTTCAGATGTAGAACTTCCTTATATTGAAAAGCGTTCACAAGATGTTGGTATTACAATTAATGCTGCGAGTAATGTGAGTGATGTCGGAAAAGCATTTCCAGGACAGCCATCAATCGCGCATGACAGTAATATTGAAGGACTAAAACGATTAGCTACAGCAATGAAGAAAAACGGTGCCAAAGCACTCGTACAAATACATCATGGCGGTGCACAAGCATTGCCTGAATTAACACCTGATGGAGACGTCGTAGCACCAAGTCCAATTTCTTTAAAAAGTTTTGGTCAGAAACAAGAACATAGTGCTAGAGAAATGACGAATGAAGAGATTGAACAAGCAATCAAGGATTTTGGTGAAGCAACGCGACGTGCAATTGAAGCAGGGTTTGATGGTGTTGAAATACATGGCGCGAATCATTACTTAATTCATCAATTTGTATCACCATACTATAATAGAAGAAATGATGTATGGGCAAATCAATATAAATTCCCGGTCGCTGTGATTGAAGAAGTACTTAAAGCGAAAGAAGCGTATGGCAATAAAGACTTTATAGTTGGATACAGATTATCTCCAGAGGAAGCGGAGTCTCCAGGAATCACAATGGAAATTACAGAGGAACTCGTTAATAAAATTAGCCATATGCCAATCGACTATATTCATGTTTCAATGATGGATACGCATGCAACGACACGTGAAGGTAAATACGCTGGACAAGAAAGACTGCCTTTAATTCACAAATGGATAAATGGTCGTATGCCACTTATCGGTATTGGTTCAATTTTCACAGCTGACGAAGCTTTAGATGCAGTTGAAAATGTTGGTGTTGACTTAGTAGCCATTGGTAGAGAGCTACTACTGGATTATCAATTTGTTGAAAAAATTAAAGATGGACGGGAAGATGAAATTATTAATTACTTTGATCCAGAGAGAGAAGATAATCATCACTTAACTCCTAATTTATGGCATCAATTTAATGAAGGGTTTTATCCATTACCACGTAAAGATAAATAA
- a CDS encoding ornithine--oxo-acid transaminase — MTKSEKIIELTNHYGAHNYLPLPIVISEAEGVWVKDPEGNKYMDMLSAYSAVNQGHRHPKIIQALKDQADKVTLVSRAFHSDNLGEWYEKICKLAGKDKALPMNTGAEAVETALKAARRWAYDVKGIEPNKAEIIAFNGNFHGRTMAPVSLSSEAEYQRGYGPLLDGFRKVDFGDVDALKAAINENTAAVLVEPIQGEAGINIPPEGYLKAIRELCDEHNVLFIADEIQAGLGRSGKLFATDWDNVKPDVYILGKALGGGVFPISVVLADKEVLDVFTPGSHGSTFGGNPLACAASIAALDVIVDEDLPGRSLELGDYFKEQLKQIDHPSIKEVRGRGLFIGVELNESARPYCEALKEEGLLCKETHDTVIRFAPPLIITKEELDLALEKIRHVFQ; from the coding sequence ATGACTAAATCTGAAAAAATTATTGAGTTAACAAATCATTACGGAGCACATAATTATTTACCATTGCCAATTGTCATTTCAGAAGCTGAAGGGGTATGGGTTAAAGATCCTGAAGGCAATAAATATATGGATATGTTATCTGCATATTCCGCTGTTAACCAAGGTCATAGACATCCGAAAATTATTCAAGCATTAAAAGATCAAGCTGATAAAGTGACTTTAGTTTCACGTGCTTTTCATAGTGATAACTTAGGTGAATGGTACGAAAAAATTTGTAAACTGGCAGGTAAAGATAAAGCTTTACCAATGAATACAGGTGCTGAAGCAGTAGAAACAGCTTTGAAAGCAGCACGACGCTGGGCATACGATGTTAAAGGAATTGAGCCAAATAAAGCAGAAATCATTGCATTTAATGGTAACTTCCATGGTCGAACAATGGCGCCAGTTTCATTATCTTCAGAAGCAGAATACCAACGTGGTTATGGTCCGTTATTAGATGGATTTAGAAAAGTTGATTTTGGAGATGTAGATGCATTGAAAGCTGCAATTAATGAAAATACTGCAGCAGTTTTAGTAGAACCAATTCAAGGTGAAGCGGGTATAAATATACCGCCAGAAGGATATTTGAAAGCAATTAGAGAATTATGTGATGAACATAATGTCTTATTTATTGCTGACGAAATCCAAGCAGGATTAGGTCGTTCGGGTAAATTATTTGCTACGGATTGGGATAATGTAAAACCTGATGTCTATATTTTAGGTAAAGCACTAGGTGGTGGAGTCTTCCCAATTTCTGTTGTATTAGCAGATAAAGAAGTATTAGATGTCTTTACACCTGGCTCACATGGTTCAACATTTGGTGGTAATCCACTTGCTTGTGCTGCATCAATTGCTGCATTAGATGTTATCGTTGATGAGGATTTACCAGGCCGCTCTTTAGAATTAGGAGATTATTTTAAAGAACAATTAAAGCAAATTGATCATCCATCAATTAAAGAAGTCCGTGGACGTGGTTTGTTTATAGGTGTGGAACTTAATGAAAGTGCTAGACCATATTGTGAAGCTTTGAAAGAAGAAGGCTTATTATGTAAAGAAACGCATGATACTGTCATTCGTTTTGCACCACCATTAATTATTACTAAAGAAGAATTGGACCTTGCACTTGAAAAAATAAGACATGTATTTCAATAA
- a CDS encoding Glu/Leu/Phe/Val dehydrogenase yields the protein MTENNNLVTSTQGIIKEALHKLGFDEGMYDLIKEPLRMLQVRIPVRMDDGTVKTFTGYRAQHNDAVGPTKGGVRFHPDVDEEEVKALSMWMTLKCGIVNLPYGGGKGGIVCDPRQMSIHEVERLSRGYVRAISQFVGPNKDIPAPDVFTNSQIMAWMMDEYSALDKFNSPGFITGKPIVLGGSHGRDRSTALGVVIAIEQAAKRRNMQIEGAKVVIQGFGNAGSFLAKFLYDLGAKIVGISDAYGALHDPNGLDIDYLLDRRDSFGTVTNLFEETISNKELFELDCDILVPAAISNQITEDNAHDIKASIVVEAANGPTTPEATRILTERGILLVPDVLASAGGVTVSYFEWVQNNQGYYWSEEEVNEKLREKLEAAFDTIYELSQNRKIDMRLAAYIIGIKRTAEAARYRGWA from the coding sequence ATGACTGAGAACAATAATTTAGTAACTTCTACTCAAGGAATTATTAAAGAAGCATTGCATAAATTGGGATTTGACGAAGGAATGTACGATTTAATTAAAGAACCTTTAAGAATGTTACAAGTGCGTATCCCTGTACGAATGGATGATGGCACAGTAAAAACATTCACAGGTTACCGTGCGCAACATAATGATGCTGTTGGACCAACAAAAGGGGGCGTGCGTTTCCACCCAGATGTTGATGAAGAAGAAGTAAAAGCATTATCAATGTGGATGACTTTGAAATGTGGCATTGTAAACTTACCATACGGTGGTGGTAAGGGTGGTATCGTTTGTGATCCACGTCAAATGAGCATTCATGAAGTTGAACGTTTATCACGCGGATATGTAAGAGCAATTTCACAATTCGTAGGTCCGAACAAAGATATTCCAGCACCAGATGTATTTACAAACTCACAAATTATGGCTTGGATGATGGATGAATATAGTGCATTAGATAAATTTAATTCACCAGGTTTCATCACAGGTAAACCAATTGTATTGGGTGGTTCTCATGGACGCGACAGATCAACTGCACTAGGTGTAGTTATTGCAATTGAACAAGCTGCAAAACGTCGTAATATGCAAATTGAAGGTGCCAAGGTTGTTATTCAAGGTTTCGGTAATGCCGGAAGTTTCTTAGCTAAATTCTTATATGATTTAGGTGCAAAAATTGTAGGTATCTCTGATGCTTACGGTGCATTACACGATCCAAATGGCTTAGATATAGATTATTTATTAGACCGTCGTGATAGTTTTGGTACGGTAACAAATTTATTTGAAGAAACAATCTCAAATAAAGAATTGTTTGAATTAGATTGTGACATTTTAGTACCAGCGGCTATTTCAAACCAAATTACAGAAGACAATGCACATGATATTAAAGCTAGTATCGTTGTTGAAGCTGCTAATGGACCTACAACACCAGAAGCAACACGTATTTTAACTGAACGTGGTATATTATTAGTTCCAGACGTATTAGCAAGTGCTGGTGGTGTAACGGTTTCTTACTTCGAATGGGTACAAAATAATCAAGGTTATTATTGGTCTGAAGAAGAAGTTAATGAAAAGCTACGTGAAAAATTAGAAGCGGCATTTGATACGATTTACGAATTGTCTCAAAACCGAAAAATAGATATGAGACTTGCAGCATATATCATAGGTATTAAACGTACAGCAGAAGCAGCTAGATATCGTGGTTGGGCATAA
- a CDS encoding glycerophosphodiester phosphodiesterase, with the protein MTNSSKSFTKFMAASAVFTMGFLSVPTAGAEQTNQIANKPQAIQWHTNLTNERFTTIAHRGASGYAPEHTFQAYDKSHNELKASYIEIDLQRTKDGHLVAMHDETVNRTTNGHGKVEDYTLDELKQLDAGSWFNKKYPKYARASYKNAKVPTLDEILERYGPNANYYIETKSPDVYPGMEEQLLASLKKHHLLNNNKLKNGHVMIQSFSDESLKKIHRQNKHVPLVKLVDKGELQQFNDQRLKEIRSYAIGLGPDYTDLTEQNTHHLKDLGFIVHPYTVNEKADMLRLNKYGVDGVFTNFADKYKEVIK; encoded by the coding sequence ATGACTAACTCTTCGAAAAGCTTCACTAAATTTATGGCTGCTTCTGCTGTTTTTACTATGGGATTTTTATCAGTACCTACTGCTGGCGCTGAACAAACAAATCAAATTGCAAATAAACCTCAGGCTATTCAATGGCATACAAATTTAACGAATGAGCGATTCACTACTATCGCACATCGTGGCGCAAGTGGCTATGCACCCGAGCATACGTTTCAAGCATATGATAAGAGTCATAATGAGTTAAAAGCATCTTATATCGAAATTGATTTACAACGTACCAAAGATGGCCATTTAGTTGCTATGCATGATGAAACTGTTAACCGTACAACAAATGGACACGGTAAAGTTGAGGATTATACCCTTGATGAATTAAAACAGTTAGATGCAGGAAGTTGGTTTAATAAAAAATATCCAAAATACGCAAGAGCAAGTTATAAAAATGCTAAAGTACCCACTTTAGATGAAATTTTAGAACGTTATGGCCCGAATGCAAACTATTATATTGAAACAAAGTCACCTGATGTATACCCAGGAATGGAAGAACAATTATTAGCTTCATTGAAAAAGCATCACCTTTTAAATAACAATAAATTAAAAAATGGACATGTAATGATTCAATCATTTTCTGACGAAAGTTTAAAGAAAATTCATCGTCAAAATAAGCATGTGCCATTAGTAAAATTAGTTGATAAAGGTGAACTACAACAATTTAACGACCAACGCTTAAAAGAGATACGCTCTTATGCGATTGGATTAGGTCCTGATTATACAGATTTAACTGAACAAAATACCCATCATTTAAAAGACTTAGGATTTATAGTACATCCTTATACAGTGAATGAAAAAGCTGATATGTTACGATTAAATAAATATGGCGTTGATGGTGTCTTTACAAATTTCGCTGATAAATATAAAGAAGTCATTAAGTAG
- the argH gene encoding argininosuccinate lyase: MSNKAWGGRFEVQPEEWVDDFNASITFDQTLIDQDIEGSIAHATMLANQGIISQQDSEQIIQGLKSIQHDYHQDQIQFSASLEDIHLNIEHELIKRIGDAGGKLHTGRSRNDQVATDMHLYTKKQVQDIIALIKSLQSVIVDIASNNVDTIMPGYTHLQRAQPISFAHHIMTYFWMLQRDQQRFEDNLKRIDINPLGAAALSGTTYPIDRHETTALLNFGSLYENSLDAVSDRDYIIETLHNISLTMVHLSRFAEEIIFWSTDEAKFITLSDAFSTGSSIMPQKKNPDMAELIRGKVGRTTGHLMSMLMTLKGLPLAYNKDMQEDKEGLFDAVHTIKGSLRIFEGMIQTMTINKERLNQTVKEDFSNATELADYLVTKNIPFRTAHEIVGKIVLECIQQGHYLLDVPLATYQQHHSSIDADIYDYLQPENCLKRRQSYGSTGQSSVKQQLDVAKQLLSQ; the protein is encoded by the coding sequence ATGAGCAATAAAGCTTGGGGCGGTAGATTTGAAGTACAACCTGAAGAGTGGGTTGACGACTTTAACGCATCCATTACTTTTGATCAAACGCTCATAGATCAAGATATCGAAGGCAGCATTGCACATGCAACTATGCTTGCGAATCAAGGCATTATTAGTCAACAAGACAGCGAACAAATTATACAAGGACTAAAATCTATTCAACATGATTATCATCAAGATCAAATTCAATTTAGTGCATCATTAGAAGATATTCATTTAAATATTGAACATGAATTAATTAAACGTATCGGTGATGCTGGTGGTAAGTTGCATACTGGACGCAGTAGAAACGATCAAGTTGCAACAGACATGCACTTGTACACTAAGAAACAAGTGCAAGATATCATCGCATTAATTAAGTCGTTACAAAGTGTAATTGTAGACATCGCTTCCAATAATGTTGATACAATTATGCCTGGTTATACTCATTTACAGCGTGCACAGCCAATTTCATTTGCACATCATATTATGACTTATTTTTGGATGTTACAACGAGACCAACAACGATTTGAAGATAATTTAAAACGAATCGATATTAATCCTTTAGGTGCAGCAGCCTTAAGTGGTACCACATACCCTATCGATAGACACGAGACAACAGCATTGTTGAACTTTGGCAGTCTCTATGAGAATAGCCTAGATGCTGTTAGTGACAGAGACTATATTATTGAAACATTGCATAATATTTCTTTAACGATGGTTCACTTATCACGCTTTGCAGAGGAAATTATTTTCTGGTCCACAGACGAAGCTAAATTCATTACATTATCAGATGCATTTTCAACTGGCTCATCTATTATGCCACAAAAGAAAAATCCTGATATGGCAGAATTAATTAGAGGTAAAGTTGGTCGAACGACTGGTCATTTAATGAGCATGCTTATGACTTTAAAAGGATTACCTCTAGCATATAACAAAGATATGCAGGAAGATAAAGAAGGTTTATTCGATGCTGTCCATACAATTAAAGGTTCTTTACGTATTTTCGAAGGTATGATTCAAACGATGACAATTAATAAAGAACGACTCAATCAAACTGTTAAAGAAGATTTTTCAAATGCAACGGAACTAGCAGATTATTTAGTAACTAAAAATATTCCATTTAGAACTGCACATGAAATTGTAGGAAAAATCGTCTTAGAATGTATACAACAAGGTCATTATTTATTAGATGTTCCTTTAGCAACATATCAACAACATCATTCTAGTATTGATGCCGATATTTACGATTATTTGCAGCCTGAAAATTGTTTAAAACGACGTCAAAGTTACGGTTCAACAGGTCAATCATCGGTCAAACAACAACTTGATGTTGCTAAACAATTACTATCACAATAA